A window of Thermoproteus sp. genomic DNA:
AGCCCGCAATCACGTTCATGCCCGTGAGCCACATCGACGCCACCTCGCCCATCAGGTGGCCGAAGACCAGAGGCGAGAGGAGGAGCCTAGCCCTCCTAGGCTCTACGTCCTCTACGGGCAACCCCCTCGCCAGCTCCAGGAGCTCCACATTGGCCCTCCCGGCCTCCTCTGGCTTGAGGTCGGCCAACCTCCTTCCGGCGGTCGCCGCGGTGGCCGCCAGATCGCCCTTGAACGACCGCACGGTGAGGTAGGCCCTATTGGCGCAGTACCTCCCAGACCTCCCATATACGTCTTCGTACTCGAAGCAGAGGTAGGTCAATCTAGCCGCCCCCGCGTTCCTATCGGCGCCGCGCGCCCCCTCGACGGCCTTGTTGACTAGGTCGGCCAGCTTCTCGAAGTCCTCCTCCCTCTCCTCTCTGGGCTGAGGCGGCTGGGCCTTAAGGGGCACGTAGAGGGGGTCCTCCGGTAGCCTCTCCAGCCGCCTCGCGGCCTCCTCGACCGCGCCTAGGTCGGGCTCTCCCGTGAAGGAGACCGCGGCGGTCCTCCTGCCTTTAGCCAAATAGATGCTCACCTCCTCCGAGGTCCAAGCCTTGAAGGCAGTCGCCTCGTTGTTGGCAAATCTGACCATGTACTCCTCGGCCCTGGTCCTCACCAAAGCCGCCTCGTCTACTAACCTCTCCAACAGTTTGAGGATCATGGCAACACCAAGAGGTTTTTGCTCCTAAAGGTCGGCCCGCCCATGGTCACAGGGACTCCTTGCGAGGGGTTGCCCTTGCCGCAAGTGCCCACGTAGAGCTCGAAGTCCTTCCCCACTGCGTCCACGTTGCTCCAGAGCTCTATGGTGTTGACCTCTAGGAAGCCCCTCACCGGCTCCTTCAACTCGCCGTTCTCTATTAGGTACGCCTCGAAGAAGCCGTACCTCCCCTCGAGCCTCAAGTCGTCGATATTCCATTCGGTGTAAGACGCCACGTAGATGCCCCTCTTGGTGTCCCTAATTATCTCTTCCGGCTTCCAGTCCCCCGGCGCTAAATAGGTGTTGGACATCCTGGGTATAGGCTCTCTGTCGAAGGCCGACGCCCTGGCGGCCGCGTTGCTGTGGCCCCCCACCGCCGCCGCGTATTGCCTATTAGTTATGAACTCGTTGGCCTCGCCCCTTACCACCAGCCTTTTAGGCCTGGCGGGGACACCCTCTTCGTCCACCAAGTAGAATCCGTACGCGTCGGGGATCGTGGGGTCGTCCACTATGTTGACGAGCTCGCTCCCTATTTTGACCTTCAGCCTGTCGGGCTTCACGTAGGACTCCCCGGCCTCCGCCCCCTCCCTCCCGAATATCCTATCGAGCTCGAAGGGGTGGCCCACCGACTCGTGCACGAATATGCCGGCCATCTCGGGCGAGAACACCACGTCGTACCTTCCAGGCGATACCGCCCTGGCTCTATCTAGGAGCTCCACCGCCTTTTTGGACTCGGCCTCCACGACCTCCTCGAAGCCCCTTAGCGATCTGGCCGAAGTCCCTCCCGCCGAGACGTCCCTCTGGAGGCTCCCCCTAGAGGGCTCGTGGGCTATGAAGACCCCGAAGACGAAGACCCGCGGCACCTTGCTGTAGACGTCCGCGCCGTCGCTGGTGACTACACGCTTCTCGGTGGTCCAGACGCCCCCGATGAGCCTCCTTACGGAGACCCTCTTGTCGACTCGGGAGTCCAGCTCGGCGAGATATCGCTCTAGGTCCAGCTCTATGGGCGGGAGCTCGTACCTCACGGAAGCCAGCCTCTCCTCCGAGAGCTCGACGGGCCTCCTCCGCATCCTCCCGGCCGCCCGCGCGAGTTTCACCGCCCTCTCGACAGCCGCCAAGATGTCCGAAAGGCCGAGCCTATGGGCCGCGGCGAAGCCGAGGCCTCCGTCCGCTATCGCCCTGACGGATATCCCCTCGGACTTCGCGGAGCCGGAGAACTCGAACTGGCCGTTTCTATACCCGGCCCACCTGCCTGCGTCTACCTGCCATCTGACCTCGACGTATTTGGCGCCGAGGGACATGCCGAAGTCCACTGCCCTCTTCATTAGCTCTTCCATGACATGGACGCGGAACTGCCTTTTAAGGTTTCGTAAAGCTTTTTAGGCCCCGTCCGCGTCCACGACATGGCCGTCATAGACCAAAGGGACAAACACAGATTCGGTGAGGACTCGACGCAGATGGTCGTAGAGAACGCCCGGCGTAAGGCCGCCTCCCTGAGGGTAGCCTTCCGCGTCGACGAGTGCTCCTTGACGTTAGGCGACTTCAAGGCCGAATACGCCGACGGCGCCGCGAGGACGCCGCAGGGGCCGTTCCCCATGTCGGAAGAGGAGTGGGAGATATTCAAGGGCCTCCTCCTGAACTTCTTCGCCTCTAACGGCAGGGCGCCAGAGGGGCGGGAGCTCCGCGAGATGTACTTCGCCGCCACCGGCAGGGAGCCGCCTAGAGGCGGCACATGACGCGCCTAGCGCCCCTCCTCCTGCTGACCGCCGCGACCGCGTGGGCCGCCTTCTGGGGAGGGCCCATCGCCACGGGCCTCCCGCCGGGCTATAGGCCTTCGATCGCGCAGTACGGCTCCTCGGCGTATTTGTATTACACCGCCTTGGGGCAGAACGGGCTGGTGGCAAGCGGCGTGATCCTCCAGGGGCCCGCCTACGCCCAAGCCCTCCCGCTCCCCGCCCCCTCGTCGTCGCCTCGGCTATGCCAGCTCCCCAACGGGTCCCTCGCGGCCCTATGGGCCTCCGGGGGCTCTCTGTATATGTCTCTGTTGGGGGGCGGAGGGTGGGGCGCGCCTGTGGAGTTGATGTCGGGCGGATACCTCTTGGACTACTGGTGCTCCTGGCCTTTCATATACGCGGCGTGGGAGCCCTACTTCGATCCGACCTATGGCGCCTCCGAGCTCGTCGTCTTGGGCCCAAACGGGACGCGCGCCGCGGTGAGGGCGCCGGGCCTCGTGGCGCTAAACGGCGCGGAGGGCCGTCTGGCCGTCGGCGTATTCGCAAACGGCACCTACGCCCTCATCTACCTAAACGGCACGGTTCGGAGGCTGGAGGCCCAATACGCCGGCCTCGCCGACGGGGAGCTGTACGCGTTGAGCGGCGGCGTTCTGCGTTTCGGCGGCTCGGCCCTAGGTGTCCCCT
This region includes:
- a CDS encoding TldD/PmbA family protein gives rise to the protein MILKLLERLVDEAALVRTRAEEYMVRFANNEATAFKAWTSEEVSIYLAKGRRTAAVSFTGEPDLGAVEEAARRLERLPEDPLYVPLKAQPPQPREEREEDFEKLADLVNKAVEGARGADRNAGAARLTYLCFEYEDVYGRSGRYCANRAYLTVRSFKGDLAATAATAGRRLADLKPEEAGRANVELLELARGLPVEDVEPRRARLLLSPLVFGHLMGEVASMWLTGMNVIAGSSRYGSGDLGAQATSELLTLLDVTAEEGAYGFAQLDYEGNAVRRVELIRRGVLAGFLHNNRTAAKLGASTTGHALRGWFAPAPGHVEVPPGDGAEDLQGLLAELGEGYYVHNNWYTRYQNVKTGQFSTVGRDVVLAVRGGKPVAIVRRMRIADTLERLLRNVAFLSSRSAQTYWWDMPVPATVPYAAVEDVGVVK
- a CDS encoding TldD/PmbA family protein, which codes for MEELMKRAVDFGMSLGAKYVEVRWQVDAGRWAGYRNGQFEFSGSAKSEGISVRAIADGGLGFAAAHRLGLSDILAAVERAVKLARAAGRMRRRPVELSEERLASVRYELPPIELDLERYLAELDSRVDKRVSVRRLIGGVWTTEKRVVTSDGADVYSKVPRVFVFGVFIAHEPSRGSLQRDVSAGGTSARSLRGFEEVVEAESKKAVELLDRARAVSPGRYDVVFSPEMAGIFVHESVGHPFELDRIFGREGAEAGESYVKPDRLKVKIGSELVNIVDDPTIPDAYGFYLVDEEGVPARPKRLVVRGEANEFITNRQYAAAVGGHSNAAARASAFDREPIPRMSNTYLAPGDWKPEEIIRDTKRGIYVASYTEWNIDDLRLEGRYGFFEAYLIENGELKEPVRGFLEVNTIELWSNVDAVGKDFELYVGTCGKGNPSQGVPVTMGGPTFRSKNLLVLP